In Rutidosis leptorrhynchoides isolate AG116_Rl617_1_P2 chromosome 2, CSIRO_AGI_Rlap_v1, whole genome shotgun sequence, one genomic interval encodes:
- the LOC139890986 gene encoding condensin complex subunit 2-like: MAETLSPNPTQPQKQRPSVLSPINTFVLGSNNDELERAQARAARAAFIRRKAVTVNNAAADSNRKDKSLDREQIMELLKNCIKLASENKINQKNTWELNLLDHICEIIKVEEVNDVETNFQKASCTLEAGVKIYSMRVDSVHAEAYKVLGAINRVGLDVEQDSVDEGNADSDQVKQTVKKDQQRKLSPLSTLEPSFESLNVKKFDVAFAVDPLYHQTSAQFDEGGAKGLLLNNLGVYGGCRVLFDSLEVPGKCMSCSVQSNVAETIDISYVKDSMKEMSINILKINEITPSLKDIINMYDENSRVSPDVLSFTRNSAETEYDYEAYDNNDFECYQDDASGARDSVDDHENGPTYDGPDDRAEPSIPIYHEENDEYVSNDLDADKRFVSFDDFMFLKRGLSTTQNAWAGPDHWKFHKSKGPEDHANEDRSQMSPKKTRIKKQVEVDIEFTKALDDDMADIFAPPKNLKSLLLPENRERCNTTLPEDVHYQPMDLVKLFLLPNVMFLGKRGRRHSDELDQEETNGAFPSQWDDDDCGPGDQYDDGNAYSDVEDSSTLVFQPRQVEKIEVRYDRKSKQVDVHILKETLWSSMQEIQKSTHEETLSFKNTLASFKTDVNRPAAASIDDISPHLCFICLLHLANEHGLSIQGSPDLDDLSIHLP; encoded by the exons ATGGCTGAAACCCTAAGCCCTAATCCAACACAACCACAGAAACAAAGACCCTCAGTCTTATCTCCGATCAACACGTTTGTTCTCGGTTCAAACAATGATGAACTTGAACGTGCTCAAGCGCGTGCAGCACGCGCAGCTTTTATTCGCCGGAAAGCGGTTACTGTCAATAACGCTGCTGCTGATTCTAATCGTAAGGACAAAAGTTTAGATCGAGAGCAGATTATGGAGTTGCTTAAGAACTGTATCAAATTAGCTAGTGAAAAT AAAATCAATCAGAAGAATACTTGGGAGCTGaatttgcttgatcatatttgTGAAATTATTAAAGTTGAAGAAGTCAATGATGTCGAGACTAATTtccagaag GCAAGTTGCACTCTTGAAGCTGGAGTTAAAATATACTCGATGAGGGTAGATTCTGTCCATGCGGAGGCGTATAAGGTCCTTGGAGCGATTAATCGAGTGGGACTAGACGTGGAACAAG ACAGCGTAGATGAAGGCAATGCTGACAGTGATCAAGTGAAACAAACTGTGAAGAAAGATCAGCAACGAAAG TTATCTCCTCTTTCAACTCTGGAACCATCATTTGAATCTCTTAATGTGAAGAAGTTTGATG TTGCGTTTGCTGTGGATCCTCTCTATCATCAAACATCTGCCCAGTTTGATGAAGGTGGTGCAAAAGGTCTGCTGCTGAATAATCTTGGAGTCTATGGTGGTTGTCGAGTGCTTTTTGATTCACTTGAAGTTCCTGGCAAATGCATGTCTTGTTCTGTCCAAAGTAATGTAGCTGAAACGATTGATATTTCTTATGTCAAAG ATTCCATGAAGGAAATGTCGATTAACATATTAAAGATCAACGAAATCACACCAAGTCTCAAAGACATAATCAACATGTATGATGAAAACAGTAGAGTATCACCAGATGTGTTATCTTTTACCCGAAATTCTGCAGAAACTGAGTATGATTATGAAGCTTATGACAACAATGACTTCGAATGTTATCAAGATGATGCCTCTGGAGCAAGGGATTCAGTCGATGACCATGAAAACGGTCCGACTTATGATGGCCCTGATGATAGAGCAGAACCTTCTATCCCCATTTACCATGAG GAAAACGATGAATATGTTTCAAATGATCTTGATGCGGATAAAAGATTTGTAAGCTTTGATGACTTCATGTTCCTAAAAAGGGGTTTATCTACGACACAAAATGCATGGGCTGGTCCTGACCATTGGAAGTTTCATAAGAGTAAAG GTCCAGAAGATCATGCCAATGAAGATCGATCACAAATGTCACCCAAAAAAACAAGGATCAAGAAACAAGTTGAAGTTGATATAGAGTTTACAAAAGCATTAGATGATGACATGGCTGATATCTTTGCtcctcctaaaaatctcaaatctcTGCTTCTGCCTGAAAATAGGGAGCGTTGTAACACAACACTTCCAGAAGATGTTCACTACCAGCCGATGGATCTTGTCAAGCTTTTTCTTTTACCGAATGTTATG TTTCTTGGAAAAAGAGGAAGGAGGCATTCAG ATGAACTTGATCAAGAGGAAACGAATGGAGCTTTTCCATCCCAATGGGATGATGATGATTGTGGGCCAGGTGATCAATATGATGATGGAAATGCTTATAGTGATGTTGAGGATTCTAGTACACTTGTCTTTCAACCCCGTCAG GTAGAAAAGATTGAAGTCAGGTATGACCGAAAATCCAAACAAGTTGATGTTCACATACTGAAAGAGACTCTTTGGTCATCTATGCAAGAAATACAGAAATCGACACAT GAAGAAACTCTTTCTTTTAAGAACACATTGGCATCCTTCAAAACCGATGTGAATAGACCTGCTGCTGCTTCTATCGATGACATATCGCCACACCTGTGTTTCATCTGTTTACTTCATCTGGCTAATGAACATGGACTAAGTATACAGGGCTCTCCTGACCTTGATGACCTCAGCATTCATCTTCCATAG
- the LOC139887953 gene encoding serine/threonine protein phosphatase 2A 59 kDa regulatory subunit B' zeta isoform-like, translated as MIKQILNKLPRKPSSKSSQNDATAINSMNSGVNSTPKISSSSDKSSNSNTNVNGIHTPNVKSNTGKKAGQIGSVQAPYEQLPCFRDVPTSEKHNLFIKKLNMCCVVFDFSDPSKNSKEKDIKRQTLLELVDYITSVPSKFNEVTMLEITKMISSNIFRSLPSCNYNKLPDVIDPEDDEPNMEPSWPHLQIVYEFLLRFVSAPETEAKLAKRYIDHSFVIKLIDLFDSEDQREREYLKTILHRIYGKFMVHRPFIRKAINHIFYSFIFETEKHNGIAELLEILGSIINGFALPLKEEHKLFLTRALIPLHKPKCLSMYHQQLSYCITQFVEKDYVLADTVIRGLLKYWPITNCSKEVMFLSELEEVLESTQAAEFQRCMVPLFRQIGRCLNSSHFQVLQLLKL; from the coding sequence ATGATTAAACAAATACTGAATAAGCTTCCCCGAAAGCCATCTTCAAAATCATCCCAAAATGATGCAACAGCTATTAATTCAATGAATTCGGGTGTGAATAGTACTCCTAAGATCTCTTCTTCATCGGATAAGAGTTCGAATTCGAACACGAATGTTAATGGAATTCATACTCCAAATGTTAAGTCAAACACAGGAAAAAAAGCAGGTCAAATTGGGTCAGTTCAAGCTCCTTATGAACAGTTGCCTTGTTTTCGTGATGTACCCACATCCGAAAAACACAATCTTTTCATCAAGAAGTTGAATATGTGTTGTGTTGTGTTTGATTTTAGTGACCCGTCGAAGAATTCGAAAGAAAAAGATATAAAAAGACAGACTTTACTTGAGCTTGTTGATTATATAACATCAGTTCCTTCAAAGTTTAATGAAGTTACAATGCTagaaattacaaaaatgatatcttCAAATATCTTTCGGTCTTTACCTTCATGTAATTACAACAAATTACCTGATGTTATTGATCCAGAAGACGATGAACCAAATATGGAACCGTCATGGCCTCATCTTCAAATCGTGTATGAATTTCTTCTCCGGTTTGTGTCTGCACCTGAAACCGAAGCTAAACTTGCAAAACGATATATTGACCATTCGTTTGTGATAAAACTAATTGATCTATTTGATTCAGAAGATCAAAGGGAACGGGAGTATTTAAAAACAATCCTTCATCGTATATATGGAAAGTTCATGGTGCATCGTCCGTTTATTAGAAAAGCCATTAATCATATATTTTAcagttttatatttgaaacagagaAGCATAATGGCATTGCTGAATTACTTGAGATATTGGGTAGCATTATTAATGGTTTTGCATTGCCTTTAAAAGAAGAGCACAAACTTTTTCTTACGCGAGCTTTGATTCCTCTTCATAAGCCCAAATGTTTGTCGATGTATCATCAACAGTTGTCGTATTGCATCACGCAGTTTGTGGAGAAAGATTATGTGTTGGCTGATACGGTAATTAGAGGATTATTGAAGTATTGGCCGATAACGAATTGTTCGAAAGAGGTGATGTTTCTTAGTGAATTGGAGGAAGTTCTAGAATCTACTCAGGCTGCTGAGTTTCAACGGTGCATGGTTCCTCTGTTTCGTCAGATTGGTCGTTGTCTTAACAGTTCACATTTTCAGGTATTACAGTTATTGAAGTTGTGA